The Henckelia pumila isolate YLH828 chromosome 2, ASM3356847v2, whole genome shotgun sequence genome includes a window with the following:
- the LOC140879486 gene encoding ABC transporter B family member 4-like, translated as METEAYASSRNNKDLEMKTQERSGEGQSKEAKKKEETTHTVPFYKLFAFSDSTDKILMIAGSIGAIGNGLCLPLMTILFGELIDSFGQNTPTDTVAIVSKVALKFVYLALGCGAAAFLQVACWMITGERQAARIRNLYLKTILQQDVAFFDKEANTGEVVGRMSGDTVLIQDAMGEKVGKFIQLLATFFGGFVIAFIKGWLLTLVMLTSIPPLVISGALMSIALSKMASNGQNAYAKAAAVVEQTIGSIRTVASFTGEKRAVSDYDKSLVKAYRSGVHQGWVSGFGLGSAMCIIFCSYALAIWFGGKMILDKGYTGGDVLNVIIAVLTGSMSLGQASPCMSAFAAGQAAAFKLFETISRKPTIDAYDTKGTILEDVRGDVELRDVQFSYPARPDEPIFTGFSLFIPGGTTAALVGQSGSGKSTVISLIERFYDPQAGEVRIDGVNLKEFQLKWIRSKIGLVSQEPVLFTASIHDNIAYGKDGATTEEIRAAAELANASKFIDKLPQGFDTMVGERGTQLSGGQKQRVAIARAILKDPRILLLDEATSALDTESERIVQEALDRVMVNRTTIIVAHRLSTVRNAHMIAVIHRGKVVEKGTHNELVQDSEGAYSQLIRLQEVNKDSEIDEKEKSDIVIDSAKLSSQRMSFMRSISKGSSGVGTSSLRRSLSMTFGLPSALDATEAALNDSDVDSHEESDKPRKVSIRRLASLNKPEIPVILVGAIFSLINGAILPLFGILISEVIKAFFETPHKLRKDSKFWALMFVVLGVVSFIAYPASTYLFGVAGSKLIHRIRLMCFQKVVNMEVSWFDEPGHSSGVIGSKLSADAATVRALVGDSLAQMVQDLSSMIVGLVIAFVASWQLAFIVLAMIPLIGLNGYIQIKFMKGFSADAKAMYEEASQIANDAVGSIRTVASFCAEEKVMSMYKQRCEGPMRNGVRLGLISGVGFGFSYSLLFLVYATSFYAGARLVQDGKITFTDVFRVFFALTMAAVAISQSSSFAPDAKKAKGAAASIFAILDRKSEIDPSDESGMKLESVKGEIELRNVSFKYPTRPDVQIFRDLSLRIHSGKTVALVGESGSGKSTVISLLQRFYDLDAGHITLDGIEIHKFQLRWLRKQFGLVSQEPVLFNDTIRANIGYGKEGDATEAEIIAAAQLANAHQFICGLQQGYDTTVGERGVQLSGGQKQRVAIARAIIKSPSVLLLDEATSALDAESERLVQDALDQVMVNLTTVVVAHRLSTIKAADVIAVVKNGAIVEKGKHETLINIKDGFYASLVALHKNS; from the exons ATGGAAACTGAGGCGTATGCATCATCAAGAAACAACAAAGATTTGGAAATGAAGACCCAGGAAAGGTCTGGTGAGGGTCAAAGCAAAGAGGCCAAGAAAAAGGAGGAGACTACTCACACCGTGCCCTTTTACAAGCTATTCGCCTTTTCTGATTCTACGgataaaattttaatgataGCTGGTTCGATTGGTGCCATTGGAAATGGGTTGTGTCTCCCTCTCATGACAATTCTTTTCGGGGAGTTGATTGATTCCTTCGGCCAAAACACGCCCACAGACACCGTTGCCATTGTTTCTAAG GTAGCACTAAAGTTTGTGTATTTGGCTTTGGGGTGTGGTGCAGCGGCGTTTCTTC AGGTGGCATGCTGGATGATCACCGGGGAAAGGCAGGCCGCACGAATCAGGAATCTTTATCTGAAAACGATTTTGCAACAGGATGTTGCTTTCTTCGATAAGGAAGCGAATACAGGAGAAGTGGTGGGAAGAATGTCTGGTGACACAGTGCTGATTCAAGATGCCATGGGGGAGAAG GTTGGAAAGTTCATACAGCTATTGGCGACGTTTTTTGGAGGCTTTGTGATTGCATTTATTAAAGGATGGCTTCTTACGCTCGTCATGTTAACATCTATTCCTCCACTCGTTATATCAGGTGCACTCATGTCCATTGCCTTGTCCAAGATGGCGTCTAATGGCCAAAATGCCTATGCTAAGGCTGCGGCTGTAGTTGAACAAACAATCGGCTCCATCAGAACG GTTGCCTCCTTTACCGGGGAAAAGCGAGCGGTGTCTGATTATGACAAGTCCCTCGTGAAAGCATACCGATCAGGTGTTCATCAAGGGTGGGTGAGTGGATTTGGGCTAGGATCTGCTATGTGCATCATATTCTGCAGTTACGCTTTGGCAATTTGGTTCGGTGGGAAGATGATCTTGGATAAAGGCTATACCGGTGGCGATGTGCTTAATGTGATCATTGCAGTGTTGACTGGTTCCAT GTCTCTGGGACAAGCATCTCCTTGCATGTCGGCATTCGCTGCTGGTCAAGCTGCGGCCTTCAAATTGTTTGAAACTATTAGCAGAAAACCAACAATAGATGCGTATGACACCAAGGGAACGATATTGGAAGATGTTCGGGGCGACGTTGAATTGAGAGATGTTCAATTTAGTTATCCGGCTAGACCAGATGAGCCAATATTCACAGGGTTCTCTCTGTTCATCCCTGGTGGCACTACAGCAGCTTTGGTGGGGCAGAGTGGGAGCGGGAAATCAACTGTTATTAGCTTGATAGAGAGATTTTATGACCCACAAGCTGGTGAAGTCCGAATCGACGGAGTCAATCTTAAAGAGTTCCAGCTCAAGTGGATTAGGTCCAAGATTGGTCTTGTCAGCCAGGAGCCGGTGCTTTTCACCGCCAGCATTCACGACAATATCGCATATGGAAAGGATGGTGCAACCACTGAGGAAATTAGAGCAGCAGCAGAACTGGCAAATGCTTCTAAATTCATTGATAAATTGCCTCAG ggattCGACACCATGGTTGGTGAACGTGGAACTCAGCTTTCTGGTGGACAGAAACAAAGGGTTGCCATAGCCAGAGCAATTTTGAAAGATCCTCGAATTTTACTTTTAGACGAGGCAACAAGTGCGTTGGATACAGAATCTGAGAGGATCGTGCAAGAGGCATTAGACAGAGTTATGGTAAACAGAACAACCATCATCGTTGCTCATCGCTTGAGCACGGTTAGGAATGCTCATATGATCGCGGTCATTCACCGAGGCAAAGTGGTTGAGAAAG GCACGCATAATGAACTGGTTCAGGATTCTGAAGGAGCGTATTCGCAGCTCATACGTTTGCAGGAAGTAAACAAAGATTCGGAAAttgatgaaaaagaaaaatcagATATTGTCATTGATTCTGCTAAACTGTCGAGTCAAAGAATGTCTTTCATGCGCTCTATAAGTAAAGGGTCCTCCGGAGTAGGAACTAGCAGTCTTCGTCGGTCATTGTCGATGACATTTGGTTTGCCTTCAGCTCTTGACGCCACCGAAGCTGCATTGAATGATTCAGATGTCGATTCCCATGAAGAATCTGATAAGCCTCGAAAAGTCTCTATTCGCCGCCTTGCAAGTCTTAACAAGCCAGAGATACCAGTGATTCTAGTGGGAGCTATATTTTCTCTCATTAATGGTGCAATACTACCTCTTTTTGGCATATTAATTTCCGAAGTAATCAAGGCATTTTTTGAGACACCACACAAGTTACGCAAGGATTCAAAATTTTGGGCCTTAATGTTTGTGGTCCTTGGAGTTGTATCCTTTATTGCATATCCTGCGAGTACGTATTTATTTGGTGTTGCAGGCAGTAAGTTGATCCATAGGATTAGATTAATGTGTTTTCAAAAGGTGGTTAACATGGAGGTTAGTTGGTTTGACGAACCCGGACATTCAAGTGGAGTAATTGGATCAAAGCTCTCTGCTGATGCTGCTACGGTTCGTGCTTTAGTTGGTGACTCACTTGCGCAGATGGTTCAAGATTTATCCTCCATGATTGTTGGGCTGGTAATTGCTTTTGTAGCTAGTTGGCAGTTAGCTTTTATCGTGCTTGCTATGATTCCGCTGATAGGATTGAATGGATATATTCAAATTAAGTTCATGAAGGGGTTCAGTGCAGATGCAAAG GCAATGTATGAGGAAGCAAGTCAAATAGCTAACGACGCTGTTGGGAGTATAAGAACAGTTGCTTCATTCTGCGCAGAAGAGAAGGTTATGTCGATGTATAAACAGAGGTGTGAAGGTCCAATGAGAAATGGAGTTAGACTGGGATTGATCAGTGGTGTGGGCTTTGGTTTCTCTTATTCTTTGCTGTTTTTGGTCTATGCGACCAGCTTCTACGCAGGAGCTCGACTCGTTCAGGATGGCAAAATTACATTTACAGATGTTTTTCGG GTGTTCTTTGCTCTAACTATGGCCGCGGTAGCGATTTCTCAATCAAGTTCATTTGCTCCTGATGCTAAAAAAGCCAAGGGCGCGGCTGCTTCCATATTCGCCATTCTCGACAGAAAATCTGAAATCGATCCAAGTGATGAATCtggcatgaaactagaaagtgTGAAGGGTGAAATAGAACTAAGAAATGTGAGCTTCAAGTATCCGACGAGACCTGACGTGCAGATCTTTCGTGATCTGTCCTTGAGAATTCACAGTGGAAAG ACGGTTGCTCTAGTTGGCGAGAGTGGTAGCGGGAAATCGACTGTGATTTCGTTACTGCAGAGGTTTTATGATCTTGATGCAGGCCATATCACGCTTGATGGCATTGAAATCCATAAGTTCCAACTGAGATGGCTGAGGAAGCAATTTGGACTTGTGAGCCAAGAACCAGTTTTGTTCAACGACACAATTCGTGCCAATATTGGATATGGGAAAGAGGGCGATGCAACGGAGGCCGAAATCATCGCTGCAGCGCAGCTGGCAAATGCCCACCAATTCATCTGTGGACTGCAACAG GGATACGACACCACGGTGGGTGAGCGAGGCGTTCAGCTGTCGGGTGGGCAGAAGCAGCGTGTGGCCATCGCACGGGCCATCATAAAAAGTCCTAGTGTACTGCTACTAGATGAGGCGACCAGTGCGTTGGATGCCGAATCCGAGAGGTTAGTTCAGGACGCTCTCGACCAAGTGATGGTGAACCTGACCACAGTTGTTGTGGCGCATAGGTTGTCAACAATAAAAGCAGCAGATGTGATTGCTGTGGTGAAGAATGGAGCAATCGTTGAGAAAGGGAAGCATGAAACTTTGATTAACATTAAAGATGGTTTTTATGCATCCTTAGTCGCACTTCACAAGAATTCTTGA